In Chryseobacterium oranimense, a single window of DNA contains:
- a CDS encoding MarR family winged helix-turn-helix transcriptional regulator, with protein MFSSQDDFIYLISLKTMGAMTKMQLIRRNVHEKSSGILIINRLIRNGWAVQTITEKDKRTKHIHITEKGLAILDEHMDEIRKASKVVVGNLTHSEQMLLIILLSKLDEFHDYYFRMNLETRDLLDNVYKRLN; from the coding sequence ATATTTTCAAGTCAGGACGATTTTATTTACCTGATAAGCCTGAAAACGATGGGAGCTATGACAAAAATGCAATTGATAAGGCGTAATGTACACGAGAAATCTTCAGGTATACTCATTATTAACCGCCTGATCCGTAATGGCTGGGCGGTGCAGACGATCACTGAAAAGGATAAAAGAACAAAGCATATTCATATAACAGAGAAAGGACTTGCCATATTGGATGAGCATATGGATGAAATCCGCAAAGCTTCAAAGGTAGTAGTAGGAAATCTCACACATTCTGAACAGATGCTGCTCATCATCTTACTGTCCAAACTGGATGAATTTCATGATTATTATTTTCGGATGAATCTGGAAACCAGAGATCTGCTGGATAATGTGTATAAAAGGTTGAATTAA
- a CDS encoding phytoene/squalene synthase family protein, with product MKKLFDELSYEVSKSATQKYSTSFSLGILALKPSIRPAVYAVYGYVRLADEIVDSFHCYDKEKLLRRLKAETYDALEEGISLNPILHSFQETVRQYDIDIRLIDQFLHSMEMDLHKMDYNSELYKEYIYGSAEVVGLMCLQIFTEGNKEQYEQLKPFAMKLGSAFQKVNFLRDLKDDYQVLGRTYFPSLNMSIFDNKVKAQIEKEIEEEFNEALQGIKKLPGSAIFGVYLAYRYYLSLFEKIKKTSSQHILQQRIRIANSQKLVVAFKSYIRYKSAYF from the coding sequence ATGAAAAAATTGTTTGATGAATTGTCTTACGAAGTCAGTAAGTCCGCTACACAAAAATACAGCACCAGTTTTTCATTGGGAATACTGGCATTGAAGCCTTCCATCAGACCTGCTGTGTATGCTGTTTATGGTTATGTGCGCCTTGCAGATGAAATTGTAGATAGCTTTCATTGCTATGATAAAGAGAAACTTTTAAGGAGATTAAAGGCTGAAACATATGATGCGCTGGAAGAAGGCATATCACTCAATCCTATTTTGCATTCATTTCAGGAAACCGTTCGTCAGTATGATATTGATATCCGGTTGATCGATCAGTTTTTGCACAGCATGGAAATGGATCTTCATAAAATGGATTATAACTCGGAATTGTATAAAGAATATATCTACGGATCTGCGGAAGTGGTGGGGCTGATGTGTCTCCAGATCTTTACAGAAGGCAATAAAGAGCAGTATGAGCAGCTTAAGCCATTTGCTATGAAGCTTGGGTCAGCCTTTCAGAAAGTTAATTTTTTGCGCGACCTGAAAGATGACTACCAGGTATTGGGCCGAACCTATTTCCCTTCTCTGAATATGTCCATCTTTGATAATAAAGTAAAGGCTCAGATTGAAAAAGAAATTGAAGAAGAGTTTAACGAAGCATTGCAGGGAATTAAGAAACTGCCCGGATCCGCCATTTTTGGAGTATACCTGGCGTACAGATATTACCTTTCTCTTTTTGAAAAAATAAAGAAAACAAGTTCTCAGCATATTTTACAGCAGAGGATAAGGATCGCCAATTCGCAGAAGCTGGTGGTTGCATTCAAAAGCTATATACGGTACAAATCTGCTTATTTCTAA
- a CDS encoding sterol desaturase family protein: MNFLIVLGVFISMEGATWLIHRYIMHGFLWSLHRDHHDHSHDGKLERNDMFFFIFASPAIALLYLGVKQQFSYWFFIGLGISLYGMAYFFVHDIFIHQRAKVFSKTNNPYFLAIRRAHKQHHKHLGKGDGECFGFLWVPVKYFKMYFNKK; encoded by the coding sequence ATGAATTTTCTGATCGTTTTAGGAGTATTTATTTCCATGGAAGGAGCTACATGGCTTATCCACCGGTATATTATGCATGGCTTTCTGTGGAGCCTGCACCGGGATCATCATGATCATAGCCATGACGGGAAGCTTGAAAGAAATGATATGTTCTTTTTCATTTTTGCAAGCCCGGCTATCGCTTTATTGTACCTTGGCGTAAAGCAGCAATTCAGCTATTGGTTTTTTATCGGTCTTGGAATAAGTCTTTACGGAATGGCTTATTTCTTTGTACATGATATTTTTATTCACCAGAGAGCAAAGGTTTTTAGCAAAACAAACAATCCTTATTTCCTTGCCATAAGACGTGCGCATAAACAGCATCACAAGCATCTCGGGAAAGGGGATGGAGAATGTTTCGGTTTTCTGTGGGTTCCGGTTAAATATTTTAAAATGTATTTCAATAAAAAATGA
- a CDS encoding SRPBCC family protein: MMYRLYREQQLNCNIETAWEFFSSPHNLSEITPGSMNFVVLSDVRDEPIFKGMEIDYKVSPLPGIPMKWKTVISQVEDYKSFTDFQKEGPYKHWNHFHEFIPNENGVLMKDTVDYELPMGILGKIAHQLFVKEKLKSIFDFRYRVLNDLFNHKHN; encoded by the coding sequence ATGATGTACAGATTATACAGAGAGCAGCAGCTCAATTGTAATATAGAAACGGCATGGGAATTTTTTTCATCCCCTCATAATTTATCAGAGATAACCCCTGGAAGTATGAATTTCGTAGTTCTTTCAGATGTTCGGGATGAGCCTATTTTTAAAGGAATGGAAATAGATTACAAAGTTTCTCCTTTACCGGGAATTCCGATGAAGTGGAAAACCGTTATCAGCCAGGTTGAGGATTATAAAAGCTTTACAGACTTTCAGAAAGAAGGTCCGTATAAGCACTGGAATCATTTTCATGAATTTATTCCGAATGAGAATGGGGTACTTATGAAAGATACTGTAGATTATGAACTTCCGATGGGTATTTTAGGTAAAATCGCTCATCAGCTATTCGTAAAGGAAAAGCTTAAAAGTATTTTCGATTTCAGATACCGGGTTTTGAATGATCTTTTTAATCATAAGCATAATTAA
- a CDS encoding transporter, whose amino-acid sequence MNNLYFFSKLAFAALFLPSVCFAQQESHKNYSLFNPVPRELMREMETDRPDVTESPYTVDAGHVQFETDLVRLIHEKSDMQKISTLLINQANLKIGITSNTAIQVGFQTYGRQKEKELDSNSEAVNKGIGDITLRIKQNLIGNNHGAFALAVLPYVKFPTSEYEESRYEYGLIVPMSYKLPGEWKLGLQVEVDKLKDTDQPSMHTEFLQTLTISHPLSKGIDWIAETYYTYDFKAHELSNFINAAIQMEVVKDLKLDIGINYGIQQTAAKHYFVGLSYRH is encoded by the coding sequence ATGAATAACCTTTATTTTTTTTCAAAATTAGCTTTTGCCGCCTTATTTCTGCCATCAGTGTGTTTTGCACAACAAGAGTCTCACAAAAATTACTCACTTTTTAATCCTGTACCACGGGAGCTTATGAGAGAAATGGAAACTGATCGTCCCGATGTTACCGAATCCCCTTATACAGTAGATGCAGGCCATGTTCAGTTTGAAACGGACTTGGTGAGACTCATACATGAGAAATCAGATATGCAGAAAATAAGCACATTGCTCATCAATCAGGCAAACCTGAAAATTGGGATTACCAGCAATACTGCAATACAGGTTGGCTTCCAGACCTATGGACGGCAAAAGGAGAAGGAATTAGATTCAAACTCTGAAGCAGTGAATAAAGGAATCGGTGATATAACCTTGAGAATAAAACAAAACTTAATAGGAAACAACCATGGTGCTTTTGCGCTGGCTGTTTTACCCTACGTAAAATTTCCGACTTCTGAATATGAGGAAAGCCGCTATGAGTACGGCCTGATAGTACCCATGTCATATAAGTTACCCGGTGAATGGAAGCTTGGCTTGCAGGTAGAAGTGGATAAACTCAAGGATACAGACCAACCTTCGATGCATACCGAATTTCTGCAAACATTAACGATCAGCCATCCATTATCTAAGGGAATTGACTGGATTGCGGAAACCTATTATACGTATGATTTTAAAGCTCATGAACTTTCTAATTTTATCAATGCCGCCATTCAAATGGAAGTCGTAAAAGACCTTAAATTAGATATCGGAATCAATTATGGAATACAGCAGACTGCAGCCAAGCATTATTTCGTTGGCTTATCTTATCGTCATTAA
- a CDS encoding YaiO family outer membrane beta-barrel protein has protein sequence MKTYFGYLVLLVLLPLQIYAQQKASADELFAKARTAAFENKDYTTSIALARQALETAPNYTDISVFLGRVYTWNKDPESARAVFEDLGKKNVQDEDYFVAYTSLEYWNDQYSKAKEIINKGLSLHPQSEALWLLKAKVEYADKNYIESEKAIKAVLAINPKNTDANSLAVRVHEFTYKNAVSILYNYSHFDKQFDNDWHIIGLSYKRATPIGAVIIRGNYANKFAEDGTQIELEAYPRLSKMFYLYVGGAYSNDVGLFPKYRTGVSVNANLPRSFEAEIGYRQLYFSKSIWMYTASVGKYYKNFWFNVRTYITPDSKNISHSYTGTVRYYTKSAQDYFGFQIGTGISPEENRNNLLENETFKLKTFKIGAEYNFSLKSNMFSVGTMYYNQEYLPNQKGNQFDISLGYTRKF, from the coding sequence ATGAAAACATACTTTGGATATTTAGTTCTTCTGGTATTGCTTCCGTTACAAATATATGCCCAGCAAAAGGCGTCAGCTGACGAATTATTTGCAAAAGCAAGAACAGCCGCATTCGAAAATAAAGATTATACCACTTCTATTGCGCTTGCCAGACAAGCTCTGGAAACAGCACCCAACTATACCGATATTTCAGTTTTTTTAGGAAGAGTTTATACATGGAATAAAGATCCGGAGTCTGCAAGAGCAGTTTTTGAAGATCTTGGAAAAAAAAATGTTCAGGATGAAGATTATTTCGTTGCCTATACTTCCCTGGAATATTGGAATGATCAGTACAGCAAGGCAAAAGAAATCATCAATAAAGGATTATCTCTTCACCCTCAGTCTGAAGCACTCTGGCTTTTGAAAGCAAAAGTAGAATACGCAGACAAAAATTATATTGAATCTGAAAAAGCTATCAAAGCTGTTCTAGCGATTAATCCAAAAAATACGGACGCCAACAGTCTGGCTGTAAGGGTGCATGAATTTACTTACAAAAATGCTGTAAGTATTCTTTACAACTATTCTCATTTCGACAAACAGTTTGATAACGACTGGCATATTATAGGACTCAGTTATAAAAGAGCCACTCCTATTGGCGCAGTGATTATCAGGGGAAATTATGCCAATAAATTTGCAGAAGATGGCACCCAGATTGAACTGGAAGCTTATCCGCGGCTATCAAAAATGTTTTATCTCTATGTAGGAGGTGCCTACTCTAATGACGTCGGACTGTTCCCGAAATACCGTACAGGAGTTTCCGTGAATGCCAATCTTCCCAGGAGTTTTGAAGCAGAAATCGGATACAGACAGCTTTACTTCAGCAAGAGCATCTGGATGTATACCGCATCTGTCGGGAAATATTACAAAAATTTCTGGTTCAATGTAAGAACCTACATTACGCCGGACAGCAAAAATATTTCACATTCCTATACGGGAACGGTACGGTATTATACAAAAAGTGCGCAGGATTATTTTGGCTTTCAGATCGGTACAGGAATAAGCCCGGAAGAAAACCGGAATAACCTTCTGGAAAACGAAACTTTTAAGCTTAAAACCTTTAAAATAGGTGCTGAATATAATTTTTCCTTAAAATCTAACATGTTTTCTGTAGGAACCATGTATTACAATCAGGAATACCTTCCAAATCAGAAAGGAAATCAGTTTGACATCAGTTTAGGCTATACAAGAAAGTTTTAA
- a CDS encoding sulfatase-like hydrolase/transferase: protein MLEFSHIIYEVVIWLFLLYGTAVTVIYGWIGIYALGAVIRYKKENAFTDYSIIAANPNAPAFSLLAPAYNEGMTIVENVRSLLSLYYHNLEIIIINDGSKDDSIQKLIEAYELERVSFFVQGKIETNKIKGVYKSKNQAFKKLIVVDKENGGKADALNVGINVSSGDYLVCIDVDCILEQDAILKLAKPFLEQTDKKYIACGGVIRLANNCVIEDGKVVSVNMPKTLLGRTQALEYIRAFVLGRMAWSRASGLILISGAFGVFDRKIVLECGGYDKSTVGEDMELVVRMRKYMEERNEPYEVLTIPDPLCWTEVPESKDILKKQRNRWMRGTIETLWKHRKMMFNPKYGKLGMVSLPYWFFFEFLGPLVEFLGYIIFFVFLLLGIINWSFFGVLFALVVSMGFLYSIYGILVDLVSHQVYTKRKDFLTLIGTAFSEPFYFHPIVVKAGVNGFIDYFKKSHGWGEMTRQGFNQNTKNLPLKERVAAILNHGLRKLGMVSLVFLILFLVGVTAEWLWYRYSFSRFNSSSIVGPLFFENILFAFKLISVFGVIYLIINSVKESWANLSALVIFSFVAVVQYILFLYFSETQNLLGADILYYSKDEIEQILRAGGMLNFKNFALLGILIAVCAIPLWIAGKSSFKSKYIGIAFLSLGLIAFFVPNNLVQSKELNKTNNTFSQTASKSKWAYFFISNEDNFISDHPEISELINDDENFTADAEMLDQSFPFWRKENTPDFLGAYFNRSEEVPNLVFVVLEGFGHAYTSSKGYIGNFTPFLDSLANKSLYWENSLSSAGRTFGALPSLTGSLPFGKNGFLEIENTPEHFNLYNILKANGFETGFFYGGNLSFDRYRNFLEYSKVDHMVDIASYNGAYKKLPATNGDSWGYEDQAVFRKVLETQNVQQRPYFNMLLTLSTHNPFLINNRAYYEKLYNERLQSGFLNPDQKKWAAGFKNQLISVLNADDALKNFFENYGKRPDFQHTIFVITGDHSMPEITLESKIDRFHVPLLIYSPLLKEPKRFQKTTSHFDVAPSVLAYYRNNYKLRTPSTVTWVGRGFSPDSQISKAGIPMMQSKNMMVDFVSDKYYLHDGQLFTLKNSEEDPSDDASALKLINGRFNQFKSMNSRFYASKKLMPDSVMINFMKKNK, encoded by the coding sequence ATGTTAGAATTCTCACACATTATCTATGAAGTTGTTATATGGTTATTCCTGCTGTACGGGACTGCAGTAACTGTTATTTATGGCTGGATCGGGATCTATGCGCTGGGAGCCGTAATACGCTATAAAAAAGAAAACGCATTCACCGATTACAGTATTATTGCTGCCAATCCCAATGCGCCTGCCTTCAGCCTTCTTGCGCCTGCTTACAACGAAGGAATGACCATTGTGGAAAATGTAAGGTCGTTATTGTCCCTTTATTATCACAACCTGGAAATTATCATCATTAACGACGGGAGTAAGGATGATTCTATCCAGAAACTGATCGAAGCTTACGAGCTGGAAAGAGTGTCTTTCTTTGTGCAGGGAAAAATTGAAACCAATAAGATAAAAGGTGTTTATAAAAGTAAAAATCAGGCTTTTAAAAAACTTATCGTTGTAGATAAGGAAAACGGAGGTAAAGCTGATGCCTTAAATGTGGGAATTAATGTTTCTTCCGGAGATTATCTGGTGTGCATCGATGTGGATTGTATTCTGGAGCAGGATGCTATTTTAAAACTGGCCAAACCTTTTCTTGAACAAACTGACAAAAAATATATTGCCTGCGGAGGGGTGATCCGCCTTGCCAACAACTGCGTCATTGAAGACGGGAAAGTAGTCAGTGTAAATATGCCTAAAACGCTGCTGGGAAGAACCCAGGCCCTGGAATATATCCGGGCTTTTGTTTTGGGACGAATGGCCTGGTCACGGGCATCAGGACTCATACTGATCTCCGGAGCTTTCGGGGTTTTCGACAGGAAAATTGTTCTGGAATGTGGCGGATACGATAAAAGTACGGTAGGTGAGGATATGGAACTGGTAGTCCGTATGAGGAAATACATGGAAGAAAGGAATGAGCCTTATGAAGTACTTACAATTCCAGATCCGCTTTGCTGGACAGAAGTTCCTGAAAGCAAGGATATCCTGAAAAAACAACGTAACCGCTGGATGCGAGGAACCATTGAAACTTTATGGAAACACCGAAAAATGATGTTCAACCCAAAATACGGAAAGCTGGGTATGGTAAGCCTTCCTTACTGGTTTTTCTTTGAGTTCCTGGGCCCTTTGGTTGAGTTTTTAGGATATATTATATTTTTTGTTTTTCTTCTATTGGGGATTATCAACTGGTCGTTTTTTGGGGTTTTGTTTGCATTGGTGGTATCAATGGGGTTTCTTTACTCTATTTACGGGATTCTGGTGGATCTTGTCAGCCATCAGGTATATACCAAGCGAAAAGATTTTCTTACCTTAATAGGAACTGCTTTCTCAGAACCGTTCTACTTTCATCCAATCGTGGTGAAAGCCGGTGTGAACGGGTTTATAGATTACTTTAAAAAATCTCATGGTTGGGGCGAAATGACAAGGCAGGGCTTCAACCAGAATACCAAAAATTTACCTTTAAAAGAAAGGGTTGCAGCCATTCTTAACCATGGGTTGAGGAAATTGGGCATGGTATCTTTGGTTTTTCTGATCTTGTTTTTAGTAGGGGTTACGGCAGAATGGCTTTGGTACAGGTATTCATTTTCAAGATTTAATTCTTCTTCAATTGTGGGACCTCTCTTTTTTGAAAATATTTTATTTGCCTTTAAACTGATATCTGTTTTTGGAGTTATTTATTTAATTATTAATTCCGTAAAAGAAAGCTGGGCCAATTTATCAGCGTTGGTCATATTTTCATTTGTGGCTGTTGTGCAATACATCCTCTTCCTGTATTTCTCGGAAACCCAAAATCTGCTTGGGGCAGATATTTTGTATTACAGCAAAGATGAGATTGAACAGATTTTAAGGGCGGGCGGAATGCTTAATTTTAAAAATTTTGCGCTGCTGGGAATTTTAATTGCAGTATGTGCTATCCCTTTATGGATCGCAGGGAAATCCTCTTTTAAATCAAAATATATAGGAATCGCTTTTTTAAGCCTTGGTCTGATTGCTTTTTTTGTTCCAAATAATCTGGTGCAGTCCAAGGAATTAAACAAAACGAATAATACCTTCAGCCAGACTGCTTCAAAAAGTAAATGGGCCTATTTTTTTATATCCAACGAGGATAATTTTATTAGCGATCATCCGGAAATCAGTGAATTGATTAATGATGATGAAAATTTTACGGCCGATGCTGAAATGCTCGACCAATCATTTCCTTTCTGGAGAAAAGAAAATACTCCGGACTTTTTAGGGGCTTATTTCAACAGGTCCGAAGAGGTTCCGAATCTTGTCTTTGTTGTGTTGGAAGGCTTTGGGCATGCTTATACTTCTTCCAAAGGTTATATAGGGAATTTCACACCTTTTCTTGATTCTTTAGCCAATAAAAGTTTGTATTGGGAAAACAGTTTAAGCTCTGCGGGGAGGACGTTCGGTGCTTTGCCTTCACTCACCGGGTCGCTTCCTTTCGGGAAAAACGGATTTCTGGAAATTGAAAATACACCGGAACATTTTAACCTTTATAATATCCTGAAAGCCAACGGTTTTGAAACAGGATTTTTCTATGGCGGAAATTTATCATTCGACCGTTACAGAAATTTTCTGGAATATAGTAAAGTAGATCATATGGTAGATATTGCATCCTATAATGGTGCTTACAAAAAACTTCCGGCAACCAATGGAGACAGTTGGGGCTATGAAGACCAGGCGGTTTTCAGAAAGGTGCTGGAGACACAGAATGTGCAGCAAAGACCATATTTCAATATGCTTCTTACGCTTTCTACCCATAATCCGTTTTTGATTAATAACAGGGCGTATTATGAAAAGCTTTATAATGAAAGATTACAATCCGGTTTCTTAAATCCGGATCAGAAAAAATGGGCAGCGGGATTTAAAAACCAGTTGATTTCTGTCCTCAATGCAGATGATGCCCTGAAAAACTTCTTTGAAAATTACGGGAAACGTCCGGATTTTCAGCATACGATTTTCGTTATAACAGGGGATCACAGTATGCCGGAAATTACGCTGGAGTCTAAAATTGACAGGTTTCATGTGCCACTGCTCATTTATTCGCCATTGCTGAAAGAGCCGAAACGTTTTCAGAAAACGACAAGTCACTTTGATGTTGCTCCTTCTGTTTTAGCTTATTACAGAAATAATTATAAACTCCGTACACCATCTACAGTTACCTGGGTAGGACGAGGTTTCTCTCCGGATTCACAGATAAGCAAAGCCGGAATTCCTATGATGCAGAGTAAAAATATGATGGTTGATTTTGTTTCAGATAAATATTATCTTCATGATGGGCAGCTGTTCACGCTTAAAAACTCTGAGGAGGATCCTTCTGATGATGCTTCTGCCTTGAAGTTGATCAATGGGCGTTTTAATCAGTTTAAAAGCATGAACTCCAGGTTTTATGCCAGCAAGAAACTGATGCCGGATTCTGTAATGATTAATTTTATGAAAAAAAATAAATAA
- a CDS encoding PA2169 family four-helix-bundle protein, with translation MENTKTISTLNDLLHITNDRIKGFESVEGKVWESYSDLKGEYDKMISQSKIMKNEIINLITERGGNPDEETSSLAGSLHRTWIDIKNSLPRSNNDKETLENVVFGEKHAIEAYDNALKSGNLCAKSSEVIAEQLRQLRISYHQFNNIEHYKKKDE, from the coding sequence ATGGAAAATACTAAAACAATTTCAACCCTCAATGATTTACTTCATATAACCAATGACAGAATTAAAGGTTTTGAAAGCGTAGAAGGAAAAGTTTGGGAAAGCTATTCTGACCTGAAAGGAGAATACGACAAAATGATTTCTCAGTCAAAAATAATGAAGAATGAAATTATCAATCTCATTACCGAAAGAGGCGGAAATCCCGATGAAGAAACCTCATCATTAGCAGGCAGCCTGCACCGGACATGGATAGACATTAAAAATTCCTTACCGAGAAGTAATAATGATAAAGAAACTTTGGAAAATGTAGTTTTTGGTGAAAAACATGCTATTGAAGCTTATGACAATGCTTTGAAAAGTGGCAACCTGTGTGCAAAAAGCTCAGAAGTAATTGCAGAACAGCTGAGACAGCTCCGTATTTCTTATCATCAATTCAATAATATCGAGCACTATAAGAAAAAAGATGAATAA
- a CDS encoding NAD(P)/FAD-dependent oxidoreductase translates to MNSGSLRKKIAVIGSGFSGLSAAAYAAKSGNEVHVFEKHHQPGGRARQFKTEEGYVFDMGPSWYWMPDIIEGFFADFGYKASDFFKLVPLNPQFEMVFSKEKVSVPEKNEDIRELFEKIEKGAGKKYDQFMKSAQFKYEVGMKDFVTKPCYNWLEFASLKIAGSAVKLNLLSDFRKYVSGYFADPKLRSLMEFPVIFLGASPQNIPALYSLMNYGGYVLGTKYPMGGFYQLVLAMKEVAEKQGATFHFNHDVQKINTENGNVTSITVDGKDYEFDAVIASSDYHHTETLIPKSLRNYNDAYWKTRTFAPSCLIYYLGIKGKIPHLKHHTLFFENDLDNHIDCIYLNKKWPSKPLFYACCPSKTDPDVAPEGCENLFLLLPLAPGIHDEESVREKYLVKMLERIEKHTGETDLISRIEYKRSYCVSDFISDYNAYQGNAYGLSNTLSQTAVLKPKIKNRKIRNLFYTGQLTVPGPGVPPSVISGKIVGIEVSKLKIK, encoded by the coding sequence ATGAATAGTGGAAGCTTAAGAAAGAAGATTGCGGTAATAGGTTCTGGATTTTCCGGACTCTCTGCTGCAGCCTATGCCGCGAAATCCGGAAATGAAGTACATGTATTTGAAAAGCATCACCAGCCTGGCGGACGTGCGAGACAATTTAAAACAGAAGAAGGCTATGTTTTCGATATGGGACCCAGCTGGTACTGGATGCCTGATATTATTGAAGGCTTTTTCGCAGATTTTGGCTATAAAGCATCTGATTTCTTTAAACTGGTTCCTTTAAATCCTCAGTTTGAAATGGTCTTTTCCAAAGAAAAGGTTTCAGTTCCTGAGAAGAATGAAGATATCCGAGAGTTATTTGAAAAAATAGAAAAGGGAGCGGGTAAGAAATACGATCAATTCATGAAATCTGCCCAATTCAAGTATGAAGTAGGAATGAAAGATTTTGTAACCAAGCCATGTTACAACTGGCTTGAATTCGCTTCATTAAAAATAGCAGGCAGTGCTGTAAAGCTTAATCTTTTAAGTGATTTCAGAAAATATGTTTCAGGTTATTTTGCTGATCCGAAACTCAGATCCCTGATGGAATTTCCGGTTATATTCCTTGGAGCTTCCCCTCAGAATATTCCGGCTCTTTACAGCCTTATGAATTACGGAGGATACGTTTTGGGAACAAAATACCCGATGGGAGGCTTCTATCAGCTTGTTCTGGCGATGAAAGAAGTTGCTGAAAAACAGGGCGCGACTTTTCACTTTAATCATGATGTACAGAAAATCAATACAGAAAACGGGAACGTTACTTCAATAACGGTGGATGGTAAAGATTATGAATTTGATGCAGTTATTGCCTCATCGGATTATCATCATACGGAAACATTAATTCCTAAATCGCTCAGAAACTACAATGATGCGTATTGGAAAACAAGAACCTTTGCTCCTTCATGTCTTATTTATTACCTGGGAATCAAAGGGAAAATTCCTCATCTGAAACACCATACCCTGTTTTTCGAAAATGATCTGGATAATCATATAGACTGCATTTATTTAAATAAGAAATGGCCTTCCAAGCCTCTTTTTTATGCATGTTGTCCCTCCAAGACAGATCCGGATGTAGCTCCTGAAGGTTGTGAAAATCTTTTTTTGCTGTTGCCGCTTGCCCCGGGAATACACGATGAAGAATCTGTAAGAGAAAAATATCTGGTGAAAATGCTTGAAAGAATTGAAAAACATACCGGTGAAACCGACCTTATTTCCAGGATTGAATATAAAAGAAGCTATTGTGTAAGTGATTTTATTTCAGATTATAATGCTTATCAGGGCAACGCCTACGGATTATCGAATACTTTGTCACAGACAGCAGTCTTAAAACCTAAAATAAAAAACAGGAAGATCAGAAATCTTTTTTATACAGGACAATTAACGGTTCCTGGCCCGGGAGTTCCGCCATCCGTCATTTCAGGGAAAATTGTAGGGATTGAAGTTAGTAAACTAAAAATAAAATAA
- a CDS encoding HEAT repeat domain-containing protein yields the protein MLLTTSVHFLFLVFLGMLLLVLLLIIGVLFYSFFQYKESVKISEWIKIINQKISEVIVYEDQELSSDQNFMASSGSSLFRNVFLQKLVDSEKKFSGSAKIKIKNLFKEYHLQQEAGKKLDQKKPYLIAGGIQELTVMEVKESLPRISSFLSHPSPHVYQEAQYAMVSFKGFEGLDFLNTATEKISEWQQLRLLLSITSIPENSAEAIESWLRSSNDSIIIFTLKLLRKFQMLSFYPTVVTLLEHSSVEVRVQAVQTILSLENPSTIRFLTEVYPDQPYEVQLEILRVMKISKDQCCTELIKKELSENTNTGIKVYAAETLFELGHQEYLIKLSRDEASSEELIQIIKYALQEKVC from the coding sequence ATGCTGCTAACCACTTCTGTACATTTCCTTTTTCTTGTTTTCCTTGGAATGTTGTTGCTCGTACTGTTATTAATTATAGGGGTACTTTTTTACAGCTTTTTTCAATATAAAGAATCTGTGAAAATCTCAGAATGGATAAAGATTATTAATCAAAAAATATCAGAAGTTATTGTTTATGAAGATCAGGAGCTGTCTTCGGATCAAAATTTTATGGCTTCTTCGGGGAGTTCATTATTTCGGAATGTATTCCTGCAGAAACTTGTAGATTCTGAAAAGAAATTTTCAGGATCTGCAAAAATTAAAATTAAAAACCTCTTCAAAGAATATCATCTCCAGCAGGAAGCTGGCAAAAAGCTTGATCAGAAGAAACCCTACCTCATCGCCGGCGGAATACAGGAGCTTACGGTAATGGAGGTAAAAGAAAGCCTTCCCAGAATTTCCTCTTTTTTATCCCATCCTTCCCCACACGTTTATCAGGAAGCGCAATACGCCATGGTAAGCTTTAAAGGTTTTGAAGGCCTGGATTTTCTAAATACTGCGACAGAAAAAATTTCAGAATGGCAGCAGCTTCGTCTTCTTCTTTCTATCACCAGCATACCGGAAAACTCAGCAGAAGCTATTGAAAGCTGGCTTAGAAGTTCCAATGACTCCATTATTATTTTTACTTTAAAATTATTGAGGAAGTTTCAAATGCTTTCTTTTTATCCGACTGTGGTTACTCTTTTGGAGCATTCATCAGTTGAGGTCAGGGTACAGGCCGTACAGACAATTTTGTCGCTCGAAAACCCTTCCACAATTCGTTTTCTTACGGAAGTTTATCCTGACCAGCCGTATGAAGTTCAGCTTGAAATTCTTCGTGTGATGAAAATTTCCAAAGACCAGTGCTGCACTGAACTGATTAAAAAAGAATTATCGGAAAACACCAATACAGGGATTAAGGTATATGCTGCGGAAACCCTTTTTGAACTGGGACACCAGGAATATTTAATTAAACTTTCCAGAGATGAAGCTTCATCCGAAGAATTAATTCAAATTATAAAATACGCACTCCAGGAAAAAGTATGTTAG